The Mycobacterium seoulense genome has a window encoding:
- the lnt gene encoding apolipoprotein N-acyltransferase: MPRRIPGWLVALVAGGLPALAFPAPSWWWLAWFGLVPLLLVVRSAPCGRDAAVRAWLGVTGFVLATQYWLVTFIGPLLAVMAAGLGALWLPWGWLAHRLLSAPVGPGRTVAAVVVLPSAWVAAEAVRSWPPLGGSWASLGASQSAQPVTLASASLGGVWLTSFLVVAANTALVGVVVHREASGRLVALGCALACAAVGPAWYLFGPSPAGGTTLRVALVQPGDIADSGARQAAGEELTDSVASQHPDLVIWGESSVGSDLAGHPDVLARLADLSRRVGADLLVNVDAPEPGGGIYKSAVLIGEHGAVGTYRKTRLVPFGEYVPLRPLFGWITRHSRAAAEDRRRGTGPVVLHAGTLPIGPLVSYEALFSDLARREAQLGAELLVYQSSTSSFQGSWAQPQLAAHPAVRAVEAGRPAVHVGLSGDSSAFDARGHRVAWLPSGFRGVAVVGVPLGSRVTPYQRLGDWVPALAFVVLGVALLRCRRPARSDTLPG, encoded by the coding sequence ATGCCGCGACGCATTCCCGGTTGGCTAGTGGCCCTGGTCGCCGGCGGGCTGCCCGCGCTCGCCTTTCCCGCGCCGTCGTGGTGGTGGCTGGCCTGGTTCGGCCTGGTCCCGCTGCTGCTGGTGGTGCGGTCCGCGCCTTGCGGACGGGACGCGGCGGTGCGGGCCTGGCTCGGCGTCACCGGGTTTGTGCTGGCCACCCAGTACTGGCTGGTGACTTTCATCGGCCCGTTGCTGGCGGTGATGGCCGCCGGCCTGGGTGCGCTCTGGCTGCCGTGGGGGTGGCTGGCGCATAGGTTGCTGTCCGCGCCGGTCGGACCGGGGCGGACGGTCGCCGCCGTGGTGGTGTTGCCCAGCGCGTGGGTGGCGGCCGAGGCCGTGCGGTCGTGGCCGCCGCTGGGCGGGTCGTGGGCGTCGCTGGGCGCGTCGCAATCCGCTCAGCCGGTCACGCTGGCGTCGGCGTCGTTGGGCGGGGTGTGGTTGACGAGTTTCCTTGTGGTGGCGGCCAATACCGCCCTGGTCGGTGTCGTCGTGCACCGCGAGGCGTCCGGCCGGCTCGTCGCGCTGGGGTGCGCGCTGGCCTGCGCGGCGGTGGGTCCGGCTTGGTATCTGTTCGGCCCGTCGCCCGCGGGCGGTACCACGTTGCGCGTGGCGCTGGTGCAGCCCGGCGACATCGCCGACTCCGGCGCGCGCCAGGCCGCCGGCGAGGAGCTCACCGATTCGGTCGCCAGCCAGCACCCGGATTTGGTGATCTGGGGAGAAAGCAGTGTGGGATCCGATCTCGCCGGCCACCCGGACGTTCTGGCGCGGCTCGCCGACCTGTCCCGGCGGGTCGGGGCGGACCTGCTGGTCAACGTCGACGCGCCCGAGCCCGGCGGCGGGATCTACAAGTCGGCGGTGCTGATCGGGGAGCACGGGGCGGTGGGCACCTACCGGAAGACCCGGCTGGTGCCGTTCGGCGAATACGTCCCGCTGCGACCGCTTTTCGGCTGGATCACGCGGCACAGCAGGGCCGCCGCCGAGGACCGCCGACGCGGCACCGGGCCCGTCGTGCTGCACGCCGGCACCCTGCCCATCGGACCGTTGGTCAGCTACGAGGCCCTGTTCTCCGACCTTGCCCGCCGGGAGGCCCAACTCGGAGCCGAGCTGTTGGTGTATCAGAGTTCCACCTCGTCGTTCCAGGGGAGTTGGGCGCAGCCGCAGCTGGCCGCGCATCCCGCGGTGCGTGCCGTCGAGGCGGGCCGCCCGGCCGTGCACGTCGGACTGTCCGGCGACAGCTCCGCCTTCGACGCGCGGGGCCACCGGGTGGCCTGGTTGCCGTCGGGCTTCCGGGGCGTGGCCGTGGTCGGGGTGCCGCTGGGATCGCGCGTCACGCCCTATCAACGGTTGGGGGACTGGGTGCCGGCGCTGGCCTTCGTCGTCCTCGGCGTTGCCCTGTTGCGCTGCCGTCGTCCGGCCCGCAGTGACACACTGCCTGGATGA
- a CDS encoding SDR family oxidoreductase, with protein sequence MANDLVATVPDLSGKLAIITGANSGLGFGLARRLAAAGADVVMAIRNRAKGEKAIDEIRKTVPDAKLTIKSLDLSSLAAVAALAEQLNAEGRPVDILINNAGVMTPPERDTTADGFELQFGSNHLGHFALTGHLLPLLRAAAKARVVSLSSLAARQSAKIHFDDPQFEKSYAAMSAYGQSKLAVLMFALELDRRSRAAGWGIMSNAAHPGLTKTNLQIAGPSHGRDKPALMERLYRASWRFTPFLWQEIDEGILPALYAAAAPHAQGAAFYGPRGFYEAAGGGVRPAKVPAPARNEADCQRLWELSEQLTGVSYPKPD encoded by the coding sequence ATGGCCAACGATCTCGTCGCCACGGTGCCCGATCTGTCGGGCAAGCTGGCGATCATCACCGGGGCCAACAGCGGCCTGGGGTTCGGTCTGGCCCGGCGGCTCGCCGCCGCCGGGGCCGACGTCGTGATGGCGATCCGCAATCGCGCCAAGGGTGAAAAGGCGATCGACGAAATCCGCAAGACGGTGCCCGACGCCAAGCTGACCATCAAGTCGCTGGACCTGTCGTCGCTGGCCGCCGTCGCCGCGCTGGCCGAACAGCTCAACGCCGAGGGCCGCCCCGTCGATATCCTGATCAACAACGCCGGCGTCATGACGCCGCCGGAACGCGACACCACCGCCGACGGCTTCGAATTGCAGTTCGGCAGTAACCATCTCGGGCACTTCGCGCTCACCGGCCACCTGCTGCCGCTGCTGCGCGCCGCCGCCAAGGCGCGCGTCGTCTCGCTGAGCAGCCTGGCGGCCCGCCAGAGCGCCAAGATCCACTTCGACGACCCGCAGTTCGAGAAGTCCTACGCGGCGATGTCGGCGTACGGGCAGTCGAAGCTGGCGGTGTTGATGTTCGCCCTCGAACTGGACCGGCGCAGCCGCGCGGCCGGCTGGGGCATCATGTCCAACGCCGCGCACCCCGGCCTGACCAAGACCAACCTGCAGATCGCCGGGCCGTCGCACGGCCGCGACAAGCCCGCGCTGATGGAGCGGTTGTACAGGGCGTCCTGGCGATTCACGCCGTTTTTGTGGCAGGAGATCGACGAGGGCATCCTCCCGGCGCTGTACGCCGCGGCCGCGCCGCACGCCCAGGGCGCGGCGTTCTACGGGCCCCGCGGATTCTACGAGGCCGCCGGCGGTGGGGTGCGGCCGGCCAAGGTGCCCGCGCCCGCCCGCAACGAGGCTGACTGCCAACGACTTTGGGAGCTTTCCGAGCAGCTCACCGGCGTCAGCTACCCGAAGCCGGACTGA
- a CDS encoding class I SAM-dependent methyltransferase → MRPEPRMPESSIVVRPEPVYTQSSRLQAAGLAPAIALFERAAERVPLPKPPQPIVVADYGAANGHNSLKPMSAAIAVLRRRTRHDHAILMVHTDIPDNDFSALFHTLEDDPESYLHLDTATFASSIGRSFYDQIVPSKTVNLGWSSWATQWLSTMPCEVHDHVHIGYSDDDTARAAYAHQAALDWLNFVAFRGRELAPGGRLVVMTIAVDEDGTPGFPTLLDAMLAALREHVRDGLLRQDEARRMTIPTVARSEKDFRAPFSPSGRFEGLSIDHLDTFNAQDRFWARFRVDGDAEAFGAHWAAFARAALFPALVRGLDGGARDARAGEFVDQLEQAVAARLSSAPEPMRIPLALVELVKHEPSR, encoded by the coding sequence ATGCGGCCTGAACCTCGGATGCCCGAATCGAGCATTGTGGTCCGGCCCGAACCCGTCTACACCCAGTCGTCGCGGCTGCAGGCCGCCGGGCTGGCGCCGGCCATCGCGTTGTTCGAGCGGGCCGCCGAGCGGGTCCCGCTGCCCAAGCCCCCGCAGCCCATCGTCGTCGCCGACTACGGCGCGGCCAACGGGCACAATTCGCTCAAGCCGATGTCGGCGGCGATCGCGGTGCTGCGTCGCCGCACCCGCCACGACCACGCAATCCTGATGGTGCACACCGACATACCGGACAACGACTTCTCGGCGCTGTTCCACACGCTCGAGGACGACCCGGAGAGCTACCTGCACCTGGACACCGCGACGTTCGCGTCGTCGATCGGCCGTTCGTTCTACGACCAGATCGTGCCGTCGAAGACGGTCAACCTCGGCTGGTCGTCGTGGGCGACGCAGTGGCTGAGCACGATGCCGTGCGAGGTGCACGATCACGTGCACATCGGCTACAGCGACGACGACACCGCGCGCGCGGCGTACGCCCACCAGGCGGCCCTGGACTGGCTGAACTTCGTGGCGTTCCGCGGCCGCGAGCTGGCCCCCGGCGGGCGGCTGGTGGTGATGACGATCGCCGTCGACGAGGACGGCACACCGGGGTTCCCGACGCTGCTCGACGCGATGCTCGCGGCGCTGCGTGAGCACGTGCGCGACGGGCTGCTGCGCCAGGACGAGGCCCGGCGCATGACCATTCCCACAGTTGCCCGCAGCGAGAAGGACTTTCGCGCCCCGTTTTCGCCCAGCGGGCGCTTCGAGGGCCTGTCGATCGACCATCTCGACACGTTCAACGCGCAGGACCGATTCTGGGCGCGATTCCGGGTGGACGGCGACGCCGAGGCCTTCGGGGCGCACTGGGCCGCCTTCGCCCGCGCGGCGTTGTTCCCCGCCCTGGTGCGCGGGCTGGACGGCGGCGCACGCGACGCACGGGCCGGGGAATTCGTCGACCAGCTCGAGCAGGCGGTCGCGGCCCGGCTGTCAAGCGCGCCCGAGCCGATGCGGATTCCGCTCGCGTTGGTCGAACTGGTCAAGCACGAACCATCCCGCTGA
- a CDS encoding Hsp70 family protein has translation MADGAGTALGLSIGATNLAGVVAGRFITRKPVLTLYPGRAPEVGIPAENPRLDGPGLVLTGFVQRVSDPRGVVAADGSVHRSEELIADAMRALAYAVTGGRALPDSLAVTYPAHWASPAVDAVGTALSSVAEWSHRARPLLLIPDAAAALLAVRTNPGIPRAGTVAVCDFGGTGTSITFMRADGDYQALAPTVRLPDFSGDLIDQALLSAVISNMPSTAAFDPAGTVAIGSLSRLRTACRRAKEELSSSTVTALTDGLTGEVRVSREEFDEAIRTPLDRFVAVLENALARNGIHDLVAVVSVGGGANIPAITTTLSQYFRVPVITTPRPHLTAATGAALRAAHGPGENAATASAPAAPGTATAQAPVKSVPEFRPPEATATARAAPAGPTAGVMPVRAWSQTGTSSQATPARAGEQAADEPAAAKRTGRRLFRLPVLAAVVAAAAAVALVGTAVTIGLTSANKSATTPAPGVTSTPVPAPPANTATAQPPPPSEEAPAPPTSVPSAVPSAQPQQAPPLAAAPARPAAPRIPEVPPIPAVPGLNEPIPGLDRVNQIIQGIGGDLGIGGIPQVPAQLGTTQ, from the coding sequence ATGGCCGATGGAGCTGGGACCGCGCTGGGCTTGTCGATCGGGGCCACGAACCTGGCGGGGGTGGTCGCCGGCCGCTTCATCACCCGTAAGCCCGTCCTGACGCTCTACCCCGGGCGCGCGCCGGAGGTGGGCATCCCGGCGGAGAATCCGCGGCTCGATGGGCCCGGCCTGGTGCTGACCGGGTTCGTGCAGCGGGTGTCCGACCCGCGCGGGGTGGTGGCCGCCGACGGCTCGGTGCACCGCAGCGAGGAACTGATCGCCGACGCCATGCGCGCGCTGGCCTACGCCGTCACCGGCGGGCGGGCCCTGCCCGACAGCCTCGCCGTGACCTATCCCGCCCACTGGGCCTCGCCCGCGGTCGACGCGGTGGGCACCGCGCTGAGCTCGGTGGCCGAATGGTCCCACCGGGCGCGGCCCCTGCTGCTGATTCCCGACGCCGCGGCCGCGCTGCTCGCCGTGCGGACCAACCCCGGGATACCGCGCGCCGGGACCGTGGCGGTGTGCGACTTCGGCGGCACCGGCACCAGCATCACGTTCATGCGCGCCGACGGCGACTACCAGGCGCTGGCCCCGACCGTGCGCCTGCCCGATTTCTCCGGCGACCTGATCGACCAGGCGCTGCTGAGCGCCGTCATCTCCAACATGCCGAGCACCGCTGCCTTCGACCCGGCGGGCACCGTGGCGATCGGCTCGCTGAGCCGGCTGCGGACCGCATGCCGGCGCGCCAAGGAAGAGCTGTCGTCGAGCACGGTGACCGCGCTGACCGACGGGCTCACGGGCGAAGTCCGGGTCAGCCGCGAGGAGTTCGACGAGGCGATCCGCACGCCGCTGGACAGGTTCGTGGCGGTGCTGGAAAACGCCTTGGCGCGCAACGGGATCCACGACCTGGTCGCCGTCGTCTCCGTCGGCGGCGGCGCGAACATCCCCGCGATCACCACCACGCTGTCGCAGTACTTCCGCGTCCCGGTCATCACCACGCCGCGTCCGCACCTGACGGCGGCCACCGGCGCCGCGCTGCGGGCGGCGCACGGTCCCGGGGAGAACGCGGCGACGGCTTCGGCGCCCGCCGCGCCCGGCACGGCGACGGCGCAGGCGCCGGTGAAGTCGGTTCCGGAATTCCGGCCGCCGGAGGCGACCGCGACGGCCCGAGCGGCGCCCGCCGGACCGACCGCGGGCGTCATGCCCGTACGGGCCTGGTCACAGACCGGCACCTCATCGCAGGCCACGCCCGCCCGCGCCGGCGAACAGGCTGCCGACGAGCCCGCGGCCGCGAAGCGCACGGGCCGGCGTCTCTTCCGGCTGCCCGTGCTGGCCGCGGTCGTCGCCGCGGCGGCGGCCGTTGCGCTCGTCGGGACCGCCGTCACGATCGGCCTGACCTCTGCGAACAAATCCGCGACGACGCCGGCGCCGGGCGTGACCAGCACCCCGGTTCCCGCGCCGCCCGCCAACACCGCGACCGCTCAGCCCCCGCCGCCCAGCGAAGAGGCTCCCGCGCCGCCGACCAGCGTCCCGTCAGCCGTCCCGTCAGCCCAACCGCAGCAGGCGCCGCCCCTGGCGGCCGCGCCCGCACGTCCGGCGGCGCCGCGGATCCCCGAGGTACCGCCGATTCCGGCGGTCCCCGGCCTCAACGAACCCATCCCGGGCCTGGACCGGGTCAACCAGATCATTCAAGGGATCGGGGGTGATTTGGGCATCGGCGGCATCCCCCAGGTGCCCGCTCAGCTCGGAACGACCCAATAG
- a CDS encoding NAD(P)H-dependent amine dehydrogenase family protein: MSEHGSKRVVVWGTGFVGKMVIAEIVEHPLFELVGVGVSNPDKVGRDVGDICGLPEPVGIIATDDVDALIALKPDALVHYGPTAMHAKDNIALITRFLRAGIDVCSTAMTPWVWPTMHLNPPNWIAPITEACELGESSCFTTGIDPGFANDLFPMTLMGLCSEVRRVRASELLDYTNYEGDYEVEMGIGREPEYSPMLEDSNMLIFAWGATVPMIAHAAGIMLDEITTTWDKWVTPTERNTVKGVIKPGHVAAVRFTINGIYKGDTRIQLEHVNRIGLDAAPDWPSGHDNDVYRVEIEGTPSVFQETAFRFTDGSGRDAATAGCLATGMRALNAVPAVNELRPGWVTPLDLPLIAGAGNIR, encoded by the coding sequence ATGTCGGAACACGGCTCAAAGCGTGTGGTGGTCTGGGGCACCGGCTTCGTCGGCAAGATGGTGATCGCCGAGATCGTCGAGCATCCGCTGTTCGAGTTGGTGGGTGTCGGCGTCAGCAACCCCGACAAGGTCGGGCGCGACGTCGGCGACATCTGCGGGCTGCCCGAGCCGGTCGGCATCATCGCCACCGACGACGTCGACGCCCTGATCGCGCTGAAGCCCGACGCGCTGGTGCACTACGGCCCGACGGCGATGCACGCCAAGGACAACATCGCGCTGATCACCCGCTTCCTGCGGGCCGGGATCGACGTGTGCTCGACGGCGATGACGCCGTGGGTGTGGCCGACGATGCACCTGAACCCGCCGAACTGGATCGCGCCGATCACCGAGGCGTGCGAGCTGGGGGAGTCGTCCTGCTTCACCACCGGCATCGACCCCGGGTTCGCCAACGACCTGTTCCCGATGACGCTGATGGGCCTGTGCTCGGAGGTGCGCCGGGTGCGCGCGTCGGAGCTGCTGGACTACACCAACTACGAGGGCGACTACGAGGTCGAGATGGGCATCGGCCGCGAGCCCGAGTACAGCCCGATGCTGGAAGACTCCAACATGCTGATCTTCGCGTGGGGCGCGACCGTCCCGATGATCGCCCACGCGGCCGGCATCATGCTCGACGAGATCACCACCACCTGGGACAAGTGGGTGACGCCCACCGAGCGCAACACCGTCAAGGGCGTGATCAAGCCCGGGCACGTCGCCGCCGTCCGGTTCACCATCAATGGGATCTACAAGGGCGACACCAGGATTCAGCTCGAGCACGTCAACCGGATCGGCCTCGACGCCGCCCCCGACTGGCCCTCCGGGCACGACAACGACGTCTACCGGGTGGAGATCGAGGGCACGCCGAGCGTCTTCCAGGAGACCGCGTTCCGGTTCACCGACGGTTCGGGCCGCGACGCGGCCACGGCCGGGTGCCTGGCGACCGGGATGCGCGCCCTCAACGCGGTGCCGGCCGTCAACGAGCTGCGGCCCGGCTGGGTCACGCCGCTCGACCTGCCGCTGATCGCCGGGGCCGGCAACATTCGCTGA
- a CDS encoding MmpS family transport accessory protein: MTKYVRGLSILFAVGVGCAGTVPGVAHAIPQMPQARYEVTGGAVAQYISYQTDAGQLHQVNVPLPWSTEFTSFGGQVFVISAQGAGPLRCRILLDGNVVADAQSAGGRTVCAH, encoded by the coding sequence ATGACCAAGTATGTGCGCGGGCTTTCGATCCTGTTCGCCGTCGGTGTCGGGTGCGCGGGGACCGTCCCCGGCGTGGCCCACGCCATCCCCCAGATGCCGCAGGCCCGGTACGAGGTGACCGGCGGCGCCGTCGCCCAGTACATCTCGTATCAGACCGACGCCGGTCAGCTGCACCAGGTCAATGTGCCGCTGCCCTGGTCGACGGAATTCACCTCGTTCGGGGGCCAGGTGTTCGTGATCAGCGCGCAGGGGGCGGGCCCCCTGCGCTGCCGGATTCTGCTCGACGGCAACGTGGTCGCCGACGCGCAATCGGCGGGCGGCAGGACGGTCTGTGCGCACTAG
- a CDS encoding cytochrome P450 has translation MSLKTGIATRTNGAPPPEVPLSDIHLDSLDFWGLDDDFRDGAFATLRREAPLSFWPAIEMEGFEAGEGYWSLTRHDDVHFASRHPEIFSSTPNITVNDNAPEIAEYFGSMIVLDDPRHQRLRSIVSRAFTPKVVARIEASVRERARRLVASLIANHPDGEADLVTELAGPLPLQIICDMMGIPEDDHQRIFHWTNVILGFGDPDLTTDFDEFLKISMDIGAYATALAEDRRVNHHDDLTTSLVEAEVDGERLSSAEIASFFILLVVAGNETTRNAISHGVLALSRYPDERDKWWANFERLAPTAVEEIVRWASPVVYMRRTLTRDFKLGGTKMAEGDKAVLWYNSANRDESTFANPWLFDLARTPNPHFGFGGGGAHFCLGANLARREIRVVFDELRREIPDLVATAEPARLLSQFIHGIKTLPVAWTPPRG, from the coding sequence GTGAGTCTCAAGACGGGTATCGCGACACGAACGAACGGGGCGCCTCCGCCGGAGGTCCCGCTCTCCGACATCCACCTCGACTCGCTCGACTTCTGGGGTCTCGACGACGACTTCCGCGACGGCGCGTTCGCCACGCTGCGCCGCGAGGCGCCGCTCTCGTTCTGGCCCGCGATCGAGATGGAGGGATTCGAGGCGGGCGAGGGCTACTGGTCGCTCACCCGACACGACGACGTGCACTTCGCCAGCCGTCACCCGGAGATCTTCAGCTCCACCCCGAACATCACGGTCAACGACAACGCGCCGGAGATCGCCGAGTACTTCGGGTCGATGATCGTGCTCGACGACCCGCGCCACCAGCGGCTGCGCTCGATCGTCAGCCGGGCGTTCACCCCGAAGGTGGTGGCGCGCATCGAGGCGTCGGTGCGCGAGCGCGCCCGCAGGCTGGTCGCGTCGCTGATCGCCAACCATCCCGACGGGGAGGCCGACCTGGTCACCGAGCTCGCCGGACCGCTGCCGCTGCAGATCATCTGCGACATGATGGGCATCCCCGAGGACGACCATCAGCGAATCTTCCACTGGACCAACGTGATTCTCGGGTTCGGTGACCCGGACCTGACGACCGACTTCGACGAGTTCCTGAAGATCTCGATGGACATCGGCGCCTACGCCACCGCGCTCGCCGAGGACCGCCGCGTCAACCACCACGACGACCTCACCACCAGCCTGGTCGAGGCCGAGGTCGACGGCGAGCGGCTCTCGTCGGCGGAGATCGCGTCCTTCTTCATCCTGCTGGTGGTGGCGGGGAACGAGACGACGCGCAACGCGATCAGCCACGGCGTGCTGGCCCTGTCGCGCTACCCCGACGAACGGGACAAGTGGTGGGCCAACTTCGAGCGGCTGGCGCCCACGGCCGTCGAGGAGATCGTGCGGTGGGCCTCGCCGGTGGTCTACATGCGGCGGACCCTGACCCGCGACTTCAAGCTCGGTGGCACCAAGATGGCCGAGGGTGACAAGGCGGTGCTGTGGTACAACTCGGCCAACCGCGACGAATCGACGTTCGCCAACCCGTGGCTCTTCGACCTGGCGCGAACCCCGAACCCGCACTTCGGTTTCGGCGGCGGTGGGGCGCATTTCTGCCTCGGGGCCAACCTCGCCCGCCGCGAGATCCGGGTCGTCTTCGACGAGTTGCGCCGCGAGATACCCGATCTCGTCGCGACCGCCGAACCCGCGCGGTTGTTGTCGCAGTTCATCCACGGCATCAAGACGCTGCCGGTCGCCTGGACCCCGCCGCGCGGTTAG
- a CDS encoding ester cyclase: MTIPAFPAPDVLAARQKLVLDHFHDEVRQDWDDVLSTFPHPRYELIPQMIVHDGDTAVRDYYAYTRTAFPDQDHEIIALRHSADAVIVEFWLMGTHLGYLGKVPPTGSRFRVRMTAYFVFDDTETLVCERIYFDTLTMIKQLLGGLDMKKPANWLLAARCARGFLSMSSDKPDPALTNTVPPAFAGA, translated from the coding sequence GTGACCATTCCCGCGTTTCCCGCCCCCGACGTGCTCGCCGCCCGGCAGAAGCTCGTGCTCGACCACTTCCACGACGAGGTGCGCCAGGACTGGGACGACGTGTTGTCGACCTTCCCCCACCCGCGCTACGAGCTGATCCCGCAGATGATCGTGCACGACGGCGACACCGCGGTGCGCGACTACTACGCCTACACCCGCACCGCCTTTCCCGACCAGGACCACGAGATCATCGCGCTGCGGCACAGCGCCGACGCGGTGATCGTCGAGTTCTGGTTGATGGGCACCCATCTGGGATACCTGGGCAAGGTCCCGCCCACCGGCAGCCGGTTCCGGGTCCGCATGACCGCATACTTCGTCTTCGACGACACCGAAACGCTTGTGTGCGAACGCATTTACTTCGACACGCTGACCATGATCAAACAGCTCCTCGGCGGGCTGGACATGAAGAAGCCCGCCAATTGGCTGCTGGCCGCGCGCTGCGCGCGCGGGTTCCTGTCGATGTCGTCGGACAAACCGGATCCGGCGCTGACGAATACCGTGCCACCGGCCTTCGCGGGTGCCTAA
- a CDS encoding haloacid dehalogenase type II, with protein MMARVVKALLFDVQGTATDFHSTVCGEARRIGAGRHPDADWPDVVRRWRAAYFATLDVAERRGSSWVPVHSVYRRALDRVLDELGIGFSDSERDDLTLAWRRLTPWPDVVPGLTRLKGAYTLATLSNADVSAVVEISKRAGLPWDAIFTAEMAGVFKPDPAIYRMAATYLGMDAGEIMMVASHKYDISAAGRLGFRTAFVARPLEFGADGEADVTYSDEFDVNASDFLDLAAQLGC; from the coding sequence ATGATGGCGCGTGTGGTCAAGGCGCTGCTGTTCGACGTGCAAGGGACGGCGACGGACTTCCATTCGACGGTGTGCGGGGAAGCGCGGCGGATCGGCGCCGGCCGCCACCCGGACGCCGACTGGCCCGACGTGGTGCGGCGTTGGCGCGCAGCCTACTTCGCGACGCTGGACGTCGCCGAGCGTCGGGGCAGCTCATGGGTGCCGGTCCACTCGGTCTATCGCCGCGCGCTCGACCGCGTCCTGGACGAGCTGGGCATCGGATTCTCCGACTCCGAAAGGGACGACCTGACCCTGGCCTGGCGGCGGCTGACGCCCTGGCCGGACGTGGTGCCCGGGCTGACACGCCTCAAAGGCGCCTACACGCTGGCCACCCTGTCCAACGCCGACGTGTCGGCGGTCGTCGAGATCTCCAAGCGCGCGGGCTTGCCCTGGGACGCGATCTTCACCGCGGAGATGGCCGGGGTGTTCAAGCCCGACCCGGCGATCTATCGGATGGCCGCGACCTATCTGGGTATGGACGCGGGCGAGATCATGATGGTGGCCAGTCACAAGTACGACATCAGCGCCGCCGGGCGGCTCGGGTTCCGGACCGCGTTCGTCGCCCGCCCGCTGGAGTTCGGCGCCGACGGCGAGGCCGACGTGACCTATTCCGACGAGTTCGACGTCAACGCGTCCGACTTCCTGGACCTGGCAGCGCAACTCGGCTGCTGA
- a CDS encoding YidH family protein: MANERTFLAWQRTALGLLAAAVALVQLVPELTVPGARRVLGTGLAVLAVLTSGMGLLRWRQADRAMRRGDPLPRHPSPTYLAVGLTVVGLVALALVIAKAVIG; this comes from the coding sequence ATGGCCAACGAGCGGACATTCCTGGCCTGGCAGCGCACGGCGCTGGGCCTGCTCGCCGCGGCGGTGGCCCTCGTGCAGCTGGTCCCCGAGCTGACCGTCCCGGGCGCCCGCCGCGTGCTCGGGACGGGGCTCGCGGTGCTGGCCGTCCTCACCAGCGGGATGGGGCTGCTGCGCTGGCGGCAGGCGGATCGCGCCATGCGCCGCGGCGACCCCTTGCCCCGTCACCCCTCACCGACCTACCTGGCGGTGGGCCTGACCGTGGTCGGGCTCGTCGCGCTCGCGTTGGTGATCGCGAAGGCGGTCATCGGTTGA
- a CDS encoding DUF202 domain-containing protein: MSDSSADRGSQAERTTLAWTRTSFAFLANGALLMIRNLHGSVGPTGLIPAALAGALALGTFVIAVHRQYTLQQRPLPQRLTPRRQVHIIGMAVLALTVVTALAQLI; the protein is encoded by the coding sequence TTGAGCGACTCGTCGGCGGATCGCGGGAGCCAGGCCGAACGGACGACGCTGGCGTGGACGCGCACGTCGTTCGCGTTCCTGGCCAACGGCGCCCTGCTGATGATCAGGAACCTCCACGGCTCGGTCGGGCCGACGGGGCTGATCCCCGCCGCATTGGCCGGCGCCTTGGCATTGGGTACGTTCGTGATCGCCGTCCACCGCCAGTACACCCTGCAGCAGCGGCCCCTCCCGCAGCGGCTCACCCCCCGGCGCCAGGTGCACATCATCGGAATGGCCGTGCTTGCGCTCACCGTCGTCACGGCGCTTGCCCAGCTGATCTAG